From a region of the Thermodesulfovibrio thiophilus DSM 17215 genome:
- the nusG gene encoding transcription termination/antitermination protein NusG: MSKQWYVIHTMSGFEEKVKASIEERAKLKALDDKITRILIPTEKIIEVKGKKKKEQKKKFYPGYILVEMELNDDTWHLVSTTQRVTGFIGGKKPAPVPEEEVEMILQQLEKGKAPQIRTHFEKGETVRIIDGPFTNFTGYIDEVDAEHEKVKVMVSIFGRQTPVELSFSQIEKV, translated from the coding sequence ATGTCAAAACAATGGTATGTCATTCATACGATGTCTGGTTTTGAAGAAAAGGTAAAAGCTTCAATTGAAGAAAGAGCTAAACTTAAGGCTCTTGATGATAAAATTACGAGAATTTTGATTCCGACTGAAAAAATAATAGAGGTAAAAGGAAAAAAGAAAAAAGAACAGAAAAAAAAGTTTTATCCAGGATATATTCTTGTTGAGATGGAACTTAATGATGATACATGGCATTTGGTAAGCACAACTCAGAGGGTAACAGGGTTTATTGGAGGCAAAAAACCTGCTCCTGTTCCAGAAGAAGAAGTTGAGATGATTCTTCAGCAATTGGAAAAAGGTAAGGCTCCTCAAATCAGAACCCATTTTGAAAAGGGAGAGACTGTTAGAATTATAGATGGTCCATTTACGAATTTTACAGGATATATTGATGAAGTAGATGCTGAACATGAAAAAGTTAAAGTTATGGTAAGCATTTTTGGTAGACAAACACCTGTAGAATTGTCTTTTTCACAAATTGAAAAGGTATAG
- the secE gene encoding preprotein translocase subunit SecE encodes MISRLKNFFNDVKIEAKKVNYPKKDEVVASTWVVIVTVVLISFFLGFVDLVLSRVINVFIR; translated from the coding sequence GTGATATCAAGGCTTAAAAATTTTTTTAATGATGTAAAAATAGAAGCGAAGAAAGTTAATTATCCTAAAAAAGATGAAGTTGTGGCTTCTACATGGGTTGTTATTGTAACTGTGGTTCTAATTTCATTTTTTTTGGGGTTTGTGGATCTTGTTTTATCAAGAGTTATAAATGTATTTATTAGGTGA
- the rpmG gene encoding 50S ribosomal protein L33: MRDIILLQCTECKNKNYSTTKNKKTTPDKLQLKKYCKHCRRHTLHKETKT, encoded by the coding sequence ATGAGAGATATTATACTGCTTCAGTGTACTGAATGTAAAAATAAAAATTATTCTACAACAAAAAATAAAAAAACAACACCTGATAAATTGCAGTTAAAAAAATATTGTAAGCATTGCAGAAGACACACATTACATAAAGAAACTAAAACTTAA